DNA from Paraburkholderia sp. BL10I2N1:
AAATGACGCGGACGTGCAAGGCTACGTTGCCGAACTGATCCAGATGATCCACGACGCGAAGCTGGTCGAGTTGCGTACGACGTACAACGGCAGCTTCGGTGCGAGTCTCTTTTTCCATCCTGACGAAGTGACGTACTACGTCGCGCTGTTTCAGGACCGTCATTTCTGGCGCGTAATCAAGTCCCAGGACGAGGCGCGTGCCGAAGCGATCTATGCGGGCTTCGTGCAGCAAACGTCGCAGCTGGCTGAAATCGAGATTCACCGCACGCAGTTGCAGGCACAAAACGCGTTTCTCGATCGCGTGATTGCGTCGTCGGCAGATCGCGCACGGCGTCTGCAGGCTGATCTCGAAGTCGCTCGCACGCAACAGGCGCAGGTCAGCGATCGTCAGCGTCAGATGCAGGCCGAGGCCGTCGCGTTGCGTGTCGAGAAAGAGAAGGCCCAGGCACAGTTGCGCGATCTGCAGCGCCAGGTTCAGATGCTGCAACGTCAGAATGAGGCGGGTTTGCCTGCGACCAAGTAGCCACGCGCAATCGCGTGATCAAAAGAGAACAGCCCTGTGCGTACAGGGCTGTTCTGTTTTGCGCTGTCGGCTATGGTGCGAAGCGCTCAGGCACCTCGGTAACCCGACGTTGCTTCATGTGGTCCATCCAGCTGGTGTCGTCAGTTCGCGCTGCATGGTGCGACGGTGCAATATCGCCGCCGTGCGGGCGTGCCCACATCGTAATGGAAGCGTACTCGTCAGTGACAGCCGGCGTGTTTTCGCGCGATGAAAAGCGCCCCGCCGCCGACGGCATCGCGGTGGAACGATAGGTCGTTGAGCCTGCCGATGCGGTGTGGCGGCGAGTATCAACATTGTGGGCCGTGGCGCGATACTCTGCATTTCGCGCGTGAGCCGTGGGGTGGCGATTGCTGCGACGGGTGGGTTTGTCGGTGGCCTTTGCGTTTACGTGTGCGACGGTATTGTGCGCCTTCCGTACGTCGACTTCTGAATGTGCGCCCTGAGAGGTCGCTGCGGCTGTTTGCGCTTCAGGTTGCAACGGTTGTGCGACAGGGCGCGCTGTGGTGTCGGGTCTGGCAACGTCCTGTACCAGGTGAACCGGCGTGTTTTTCAATGCGATCCATGTCAGCAGCGCGATGCCTCCCGCTGCTGCGGCGCCGCCTGCGAGGGCGGCACGCTTGCGTGTCGACGGGGATGGTGCGACCGACGCCACGACAGTTTCCGTCGATGTGACCAGCCTGTCGCCCGTCGACACTAAAACAGCTGCTTGAGCGCCAACATTGGCTTGGTCGGCTGCGGGGTGCGACTCCCAGCGACACAGCGAACGTATCGCATCTGCGCTCAGACAGAACGTGCGCAGCATCGCGGCATAGAGCGCCTTGAGCTGCGGGCGAACGCTGAAGTTGGGCGGCAGGAGTGCCCATTCGCGTCCGAACGGAACCGGCAGGCCATCGAACGGGCGCGCTCTCGGGAGGGCTATGTGGCCTTCGATCAGGGTGAGGGGGATAGTCGACATCGACGTTTTAGCGACTCCTCGCAGCGGGATCCTGGAGCTTCACGGCGACGTGCGAAGCGGTATTGTTCAACGTGCGCATACCCGTTCAAGCGGCCACTGACAACTCACGCCAAGAGCCATATAGGAAGCAATGGATGATGCACCCAGCGAGGGGGCGTCAGCGATCAGACGCGTCTTAAAATGGCGGTCAAGTGAGCAGGAGTGCTGATATTCATAAAGGCATCAACTTCGCGGCATTAGCCGTCAACGCTGGTGCCTTCATTCCCCGCGTCGAGGCGGTACACATAGCGCAGCGCTGTAATGTCGACGCCACCCATGTGATCGGGCTCGGCGCCCGCGGGTTGCCAGCCTTGCCGTTCGTAGAACGCGATCGCTTGTGCATTGCCTTCGAGCACATACAGATAGACCTGCGCTTCGCCGTGCGCACGGGCCCAGTCGAATGCAGCGCGCATCAGCAGCTTGCCGACGCCGATGCCCTGATGGCCCGGCAGCGTATGCAGATTGTCGAGTAGCACGCCCCACGGCGAATCGACCTGCCGTTCGACGCACGCGAAGCCGATCGCTTCTCCCGCACGTTCGGCGATGACGACGAGGCGCCTGTCTGCGCCCGGGGCATTCAGGCGTGCCTGCCAGTGGGCCGCACGTTCAGTGACGACATCGTTGTCAAGAAACGCAGCGGGCAGCAGGCCACGGTAGGTCTCCCGCCAACTGGTGGCATGAATGGTCGCGATGAGCGCTGCGTCGTCGGTCGAGGCAGGACGCAGGTTGAGTTCGGACATTGCAAAAAGCTTTTAAAAGAGATCAGGCAGTTAGTGTACTGCTCGCGTACACAGCTGGTTTCGTAAGTATTTTGTATGAAATGCGAGTTGACAGCAGTGGCGGTAAGATCCTGCCAGGCGGGCGCTTCGAGCCCGCTCCTGGTATTGCCCGGATATCGCGTCGATGCCCGGCGCATCAAGATCAATTGCCTCTCTGCGCATTCGTCCTGATGTCTCGCCGCGCGCATCGACTTGCCGACGCCGTGGATTGTTTCAACTGCGCTTCGCCGGCACAGCGAAGCGCCAATCAGAGAATGTCATGTCTACTGCGTCCCACGCATCTTCGCCCAACGAATCAAAGGTCAAGACAGTATTCCGCGTTGTCAGCGGCAACTTTCTTGAAATGTATGACTTCATGGTCTACGGCTATTTCGCATCCGCGATCGCCAAGACCTACTTCCCGAGCGGCAGCGAGTTTGCCTCGCTGATGCTGTCGCTGTCCGTGTTCGGCGCGGGTTTCCTGATGCGCCCGATTGGTGCGATCGTGCTTGGCGCATACATCGACCATCACGGCCGTCGCAAGGGGCTGATTCTCACGCTCGGGCTGATGGCGCTCGGCACGCTCACGGTGGCCTCGGTACCAGGTTACGCGACAATCGGACTGCTCGCACCCGTGATGGTCCTGTTCGGCCGGCTGTTGCAGGGCTTTTCGGCTGGCGTCGAACTTGGCGGTGTGTCTGTGTATCTGTCCGAGATCGCGACGAAGGGCAACAAGGGTTTCTATTGCGCATGGCAGTCGGGTAGCCAGCAGGTGGCCGTCGTGTTCGCAGCACTGATCGGCGTGATCCTGAATAGCGTGCTGCCCGCCGAGCAGATGACGGCGTGGGGCTGGCGTGTGCCGTTCCTGATCGGCTGCCTGATCGTCCCGTTCCTCTTTCTGATCCGCCGCTCGCTGAAGGAAACGGATGAGTTCCTCGCGCGCAAGCATCATCCTTCGATGGGCGAGATCATGAAGACGATGGCGCAGAACTGGGGCATCGTACTGGCCGGCATGGGCATGGTCATCATGACGACGGTGTCGTTCTACATGATCACCGCCTACACGCCGACCTTCGGCAAGGAAGTGCTGAAGCTGTCCGCGATCGATGTGCTGGCGGTTACCGTATGCGTGGGCGTGTCGAACCTGATCTGGCTGCCGCTCGCGGGGGCCTTATCGGATCGGATCGGGCGTCGACCGGTGCTGCTGACGTTTACGATTCTCACGATCCTCACGTCGTATCCGGCGGTGCAGTGGCTGGTTGCCGATCCTTCGTTCCTGCGCCTGCTCGGCGTGCTGCTGTGGCTCTCATTCCTGTACGGCAGCTATAACGGTGCGATGGTCGTCTCGCTGACGGAAGTCATGCCGGTCGAAGTGCGTACCGCTGGCTTCTCGCTGGCGTACAGCCTCGCAACGACGGTTGGCGGCTTCACGCCGGCGATCTCCACGCTGCTGATTCATACCACCGGCAACAAGGCTGCGCCTGGGCTGTGGCTGGGCGTCGCGGCGATCATCGGCCTGATCTCGACGCTCGTGCTGTACCGCACGCCGGAGGCGCGCAATCAATACCGCACCGCCTGATGACGGGCACGCGCGGCGTCGCGCGATGACGTGCGCAGCCGCGTATGCAACTGGAGTCGAGTCGAATAGGGGCCGAAGGGCCCCTTCTTGAGCTCTTACCTGCTCTCGACGCCGGCGACCGCCGCCGCTGCGTCCACACGGCTTTCACGCGCCGGGCTTTGCAGTTGCCGGCATTCCACCGCGATACCCCTGCGCGGTGCGTCGAGAACAAACCGGTCGATCAGTTCGCGCACGTCCGGATCGATAAAGTCGGCGCGCGTCGCATCGACGATCACGAATGCATTGTCCGGAATCTGCTGCAGGTGTTGCCGCAGCGATACCTTGCCGAGGAACGACACGTCCTTACGAAACGACAGCAGAAAATGGTCGCCGTGTTGCGCGATAGTGATGGGACGCTGCAGATTGGCGCGGATCGCGAGCGCGATGCTGCATGCAATGCCTAGCAGGATGCCGATCAGCAGATCGGTCAGCAGCACACCGACGACCGTCACGACGAACGGCGCAAAACGCTCGACACCCTGTCGGGCAATCGAGGTAAACAGCGAAGGGCTGGCGAGTTTCAAACCCGTGAAAATGAGAATCGCGGCCAGGCAGGCAAGTGGAATCAGATTGAGCACACTCGTGAGCACGAACACGCTGCACAACAGCAGCATGCCATGCACCACCGCCGACCAGCGGCTTTGCGCGCCCGCGTGAACATTCGCGGAGCTACGCACGATCACCGAAGTGATGGGCAACGCGCCGATCGCACCCGCCATCATGTTGCCGATACCCTGCGCCTTCAGTTCGCGATCGGGATAGACGGGTCGTTTCTTCGGATCGATCTGCTCGACCGCTTCAAGACTCAGCAGCGTTTCGAGACTCGCGACGATAGCCAGCGTCATCGCCAGACGCCAGACGTCGGGGTTCATCAGCTGGGCGAACGCAGGAAATCTGAACATGTCGCTCACTGCATCGAGCGAATCGAGCGAAGGTAACGCGACGCGATGTTCGACCGGAGGCGCAAACGCCGGCGCGAAGGCATCGAGGACCAGCGTCGCCGCGATGCCCAGCATGACAACCACGAGAGGGGCCGGCATCGCCCGGACCGCCGCGAAGCGGCGCAGGGCCTTCGATTCCCAGCCCGCGAGTACCGCAAGCGAAAGCACTGCAATC
Protein-coding regions in this window:
- a CDS encoding DUF2968 domain-containing protein; translated protein: MKYSLSLRRVALLAMAGASLHGALALAQESEATVPVVGTRPAMSALTAQPATSAPAPQAASGVVAGNDADVQGYVAELIQMIHDAKLVELRTTYNGSFGASLFFHPDEVTYYVALFQDRHFWRVIKSQDEARAEAIYAGFVQQTSQLAEIEIHRTQLQAQNAFLDRVIASSADRARRLQADLEVARTQQAQVSDRQRQMQAEAVALRVEKEKAQAQLRDLQRQVQMLQRQNEAGLPATK
- a CDS encoding GNAT family N-acetyltransferase, whose translation is MSELNLRPASTDDAALIATIHATSWRETYRGLLPAAFLDNDVVTERAAHWQARLNAPGADRRLVVIAERAGEAIGFACVERQVDSPWGVLLDNLHTLPGHQGIGVGKLLMRAAFDWARAHGEAQVYLYVLEGNAQAIAFYERQGWQPAGAEPDHMGGVDITALRYVYRLDAGNEGTSVDG
- a CDS encoding MFS transporter, translating into MSTASHASSPNESKVKTVFRVVSGNFLEMYDFMVYGYFASAIAKTYFPSGSEFASLMLSLSVFGAGFLMRPIGAIVLGAYIDHHGRRKGLILTLGLMALGTLTVASVPGYATIGLLAPVMVLFGRLLQGFSAGVELGGVSVYLSEIATKGNKGFYCAWQSGSQQVAVVFAALIGVILNSVLPAEQMTAWGWRVPFLIGCLIVPFLFLIRRSLKETDEFLARKHHPSMGEIMKTMAQNWGIVLAGMGMVIMTTVSFYMITAYTPTFGKEVLKLSAIDVLAVTVCVGVSNLIWLPLAGALSDRIGRRPVLLTFTILTILTSYPAVQWLVADPSFLRLLGVLLWLSFLYGSYNGAMVVSLTEVMPVEVRTAGFSLAYSLATTVGGFTPAISTLLIHTTGNKAAPGLWLGVAAIIGLISTLVLYRTPEARNQYRTA
- a CDS encoding SulP family inorganic anion transporter → MSLRETFMTLPRDLFAGTVVFLVAMPLCLGIANASGVEPFAGLLSGIVGGLVVALLSGSQLSVSGPAAGLVVIVVEGIARLGGFSAFLIAVLLSGVIQFGFGMLKAGRFAAYVPSSVIKGMLAAIGLMLIIKQLPLAAGLANDGAAVGGANAGVLHTPIGSMSIAASLIAVLSLAVLAGWESKALRRFAAVRAMPAPLVVVMLGIAATLVLDAFAPAFAPPVEHRVALPSLDSLDAVSDMFRFPAFAQLMNPDVWRLAMTLAIVASLETLLSLEAVEQIDPKKRPVYPDRELKAQGIGNMMAGAIGALPITSVIVRSSANVHAGAQSRWSAVVHGMLLLCSVFVLTSVLNLIPLACLAAILIFTGLKLASPSLFTSIARQGVERFAPFVVTVVGVLLTDLLIGILLGIACSIALAIRANLQRPITIAQHGDHFLLSFRKDVSFLGKVSLRQHLQQIPDNAFVIVDATRADFIDPDVRELIDRFVLDAPRRGIAVECRQLQSPARESRVDAAAAVAGVESR